Proteins from a single region of Nomia melanderi isolate GNS246 chromosome 9, iyNomMela1, whole genome shotgun sequence:
- the LOC143174878 gene encoding uncharacterized protein LOC143174878 isoform X6 → MIRNHWRSITDKVEMEILMKHADRGKELGILFGVCLYLIIISYALYLPFIPAYNASMEESKYIVNSHAKLRYTFDDDKYSSVALLHTDIWFFCATTVIIGTDLTIFICIFHVYGTLQLYSYRLTNIFNNEGSYTSDLKKCRSMYKEIGKAVEISAEIISKLKRSLYLTFRRFGDTVQKNYLRVYFLLLILGMASVSVNLLRFLHAILQLQMMSQIIPQAAAVIGHLLYVCALNYLGQYVKDGFVAVEFKTFECTWYTAPIGAQKMLILIICGMQRGWTPVLGGFYHPCNEGLFAANKVLLPHKKRINELNVSLCQNRTASTLWRRSGIVTLDCTGLNIT, encoded by the exons ATGATTCGTAACCACTGGCGCTCCATAACTGACAAAgttgaaatggaaatattaatgaaacatgCTGATCGTGGAAAAGAACTAGGCATACTTTTTGGGG TCTGTTTGTatcttataataatttcttacgCACTATACTTGCCTTTCATACCGGCATATAATGCGTCGATGgaagaaagtaaatatattgttaattcacATGCCAAACTGCGGTACACTTTCGATGATGACAAATATTCCTCGGTCGCGCTTCTACACACCGACATCTGGTTTTTTTGCGCGACGACTGTAATAATCGGGACCGatttaactatatttatatgcatattCCACGTGTATGGAACGTTACAACTGTATAG CTATCGtctaacaaatattttcaacaacGAAGGATCTTACACAtcagatttaaaaaaatgtagatCAATGTACAAAGAAATAGGTAAAGCTGTAGAAATCAGCGCAGAAATAATTAG CAAACTAAAGCGGTCTCTATATTTAACGTTTCGAAGGTTCGGTGATACAGTCCAAAAGAATTACCTACGAGTTTATTTCCTTCTGCTGATTTTAGGAATGGCTTCTGTATCCGTGAACCTGCTACGT TTCTTACACGCAATTTTGCAACTGCAAATGATGTCACAAATTATACCACAGGCGGCAGCAGTCATCGGACACCTGCTATACGTCTGTGCTCTAAATTATCTTGGTCAATACGTCAAAGACGGCTTCGTTGCAGTAGAATTTAAAAC ATTCGAATGCACATGGTACACTGCGCCTATAGGGGCACAAAAAATGTTGATACTCATAATTTGCGGCATGCAGAGAGGCTGGACTCCAGTGCTTGGCGGTTTCTATCATCCATGTAACGAAGGATTATTCGCG GCAAACAAAGTTCTTCTGCCTCACAAGAAGAGGATAAATGAACTTAACGTTTCTCTTTGCCAAAATCGCACTGCTTCAACGTTGTGGCGCCGCAGCGGAATCGTGACGCTCGACTGCACTGGCCTTAACATCACTTAG